A single Lysinibacter sp. HNR DNA region contains:
- a CDS encoding MerR family transcriptional regulator, translating to MSDNTPEGAPRYDTGFLFTDGLPDPDDNGGYRGSVAARAAGISYRQLDYWARTELVQPTVRNATGSGTQRLYGFRDILVLKLVKRLLDTGISLQQIRTAVEQLHEAGVHDLAQTTLMSDGASVYLCTSNDEVIDLVSRGQGVFGIAVGKVLREVETSLVDLNEHKEDPMDELSVRRAARKIS from the coding sequence ATGAGTGATAATACGCCTGAGGGGGCGCCTCGTTACGACACCGGTTTTCTCTTTACTGATGGCCTTCCCGATCCGGATGACAACGGCGGGTACCGCGGTTCGGTCGCTGCTCGTGCGGCGGGAATTAGCTACCGTCAACTCGACTACTGGGCTCGAACCGAGCTTGTTCAACCAACCGTGCGGAATGCCACGGGTTCAGGAACCCAGCGACTCTACGGGTTTCGCGACATCCTTGTCCTCAAACTTGTGAAGCGTCTTCTCGATACGGGAATCTCACTGCAGCAAATCCGCACTGCGGTGGAGCAGCTTCACGAGGCGGGGGTTCACGACCTTGCCCAAACTACCCTGATGAGCGACGGTGCCAGTGTTTATCTCTGCACCTCCAACGACGAAGTCATCGACCTGGTAAGCAGGGGACAGGGAGTGTTTGGTATTGCCGTTGGAAAAGTGCTTCGTGAGGTTGAAACCAGCCTGGTTGATCTTAACGAGCATAAAGAAGATCCAATGGACGAGCTCTCCGTTCGCCGCGCCGCACGTAAGATTTCTTAA
- a CDS encoding FHA domain-containing protein, with protein sequence MNESPDKGTDSTARFNSELSSLVDALNAELSAEEQEAVKALPSGSALLIVRRGPDTGARFLLASDSTVAGRHPEVNIFLDDVTVSRRHAVFTREGISFSVTDLNSLNGTFCNGVRISEPTLLKDSSEVQIGKFKLTFYPSRHDLVRESEGK encoded by the coding sequence ATGAATGAATCACCCGATAAGGGTACCGACTCAACGGCAAGGTTTAACAGTGAATTGAGTTCGCTTGTAGACGCTTTGAACGCTGAGTTGAGTGCAGAGGAGCAGGAAGCGGTTAAAGCTTTGCCCTCGGGTTCAGCGCTTCTGATTGTTCGTAGAGGGCCAGATACGGGTGCGCGTTTTTTGCTTGCCAGCGATTCAACGGTGGCCGGTCGACACCCAGAGGTTAATATTTTTCTTGATGACGTGACGGTCTCTCGTAGACACGCGGTTTTTACTCGGGAGGGCATTTCTTTCTCTGTTACCGACCTCAACTCGCTTAACGGAACCTTCTGCAATGGTGTTCGAATTAGCGAGCCCACTCTGCTCAAAGACAGCTCAGAGGTTCAGATCGGTAAGTTTAAACTCACGTTTTATCCTTCACGCCACGATCTTGTTCGTGAAAGTGAGGGTAAATAG
- a CDS encoding pyruvate carboxylase, producing the protein MFTKILVANRGEIAIRAFRAAYELGAQTVAVFPYEDRNSLHRLKADEAYQIGEPGHPVRAYLSVSEIIRVAQESGADAIYPGYGFLSENPELAAAAAAVGITFVGPSSRVLEMAGNKVTAKEHAIAAGVPVLKSTPPTQDIDELITGADEIGFPVFAKAVAGGGGRGMRRVERREDLRAALEAAMREAESAFGDATMFVEQAVLRPRHIEVQILADKNGETVHLFERDCSVQRRHQKVVEIAPAPNLDEETRRALYRDAVAFARSIGYENAGTVEFLVDTAGERAGEHVFIEMNPRIQVEHTVTEEVTDVDLVQAQVQIAAGASLSQMGLEQNNIHLRGAALQCRITTEDPSQGFRPDTGKITTYRSPGGGGVRLDGGTINPGAQISPHFDSMLAKLTCRGRDFSAAVTRAQRALAEFRIRGVATNIPFLQAVLEDSQFRLGDVSTSFIEERPELLDTHRSKDRGTKVLSWLADVTVNQPHGPRPSRTNPSEKLPARGLHLEIPRGTRDHLLAVGPAKFAADLRAQTRLAVTETTFRDAHQSLLATRVRTKDLLAVAPYVSRLTPELLSVEAWGGATYDVALRFLGEDPWNRLAQLREAMPNIPIQMLLRGRNTVGYTPYPTEVTDAFVREAADTGVDIFRIFDALNDVDQMRPAIDAVLNTGTSVAEVAVCYTGNLLDPAEDLYTLDYYLRLAEQIVESGAHVLAIKDMAGLLRPEAAARLVRAFRERFDVPVHLHTHDTAGGQLATLLAAANAGVDAVDAASAPMAGTTSQPSLSSLVAALADTERDTGINLDNVLDLEPYWDAVRHIYRPFESGLPGPTGRVYQHEIPGGQLSNLRQQAIALGLADDFELIEDMYREADRILGRVPKVTPSSKVVGDLALHLAAVRADPKDFEENPQNYDIPDSVVRFMAGELGDLPGGWPEPFRSKVLAGREVKTGITRVAPEDLALLVADSENRRKTLNRLLFPAPTAHYEATRDEYGDLSVLETSGYLYGLVPGEEHAVDIAKGVRLYLGLEAIGEADDRGIRTVMAIMNGQLRPVFVRDRSIAVDTIATEKADRDNPAHIAAPFSGAVTIKVAVGDRVESGQPVASIEAMKMEAAITASTGGAVERLAFSGTRQVEAGDLLCVIR; encoded by the coding sequence ATGTTTACAAAGATTCTTGTTGCAAATCGAGGAGAGATTGCAATACGGGCGTTTCGTGCCGCGTACGAGTTGGGGGCTCAAACGGTTGCGGTTTTTCCCTACGAGGATAGAAACTCACTTCATCGATTGAAGGCCGATGAGGCCTACCAAATTGGCGAGCCCGGGCATCCGGTTCGCGCCTATTTGAGTGTCTCAGAAATTATTCGTGTGGCACAGGAGTCTGGTGCGGATGCTATCTATCCGGGGTATGGCTTTCTCTCTGAGAACCCCGAGTTGGCCGCTGCTGCTGCCGCTGTGGGTATCACCTTTGTTGGTCCATCCTCTCGGGTGCTTGAAATGGCGGGCAATAAGGTCACGGCTAAGGAGCACGCAATTGCTGCGGGTGTTCCCGTTCTCAAATCAACCCCGCCGACGCAGGACATCGATGAGCTTATTACGGGTGCCGATGAGATAGGTTTTCCTGTTTTTGCTAAGGCTGTTGCCGGGGGTGGTGGCCGGGGGATGCGCCGTGTCGAAAGGAGAGAAGACCTACGCGCCGCACTCGAGGCCGCTATGCGCGAGGCTGAAAGCGCTTTTGGTGACGCCACCATGTTTGTAGAGCAGGCTGTTTTGCGTCCGCGCCACATTGAGGTGCAGATTCTTGCGGACAAGAACGGCGAGACTGTTCACCTTTTTGAGCGTGACTGTTCGGTGCAGAGGCGTCACCAGAAGGTGGTTGAGATTGCGCCCGCCCCGAACCTGGACGAGGAGACTCGACGGGCTCTCTATCGGGATGCTGTTGCGTTTGCTCGGTCTATTGGATACGAAAACGCTGGAACCGTTGAGTTCCTTGTGGATACGGCGGGGGAACGCGCCGGGGAGCATGTGTTTATCGAGATGAACCCTCGTATTCAGGTTGAACACACCGTTACTGAAGAGGTCACCGATGTTGATCTGGTGCAGGCTCAGGTGCAGATTGCTGCCGGGGCTTCCCTGTCCCAGATGGGGTTGGAACAAAACAATATTCACCTGCGTGGAGCGGCACTGCAGTGCCGGATTACGACGGAGGATCCCTCACAGGGGTTCCGGCCAGATACCGGAAAAATCACAACTTATCGTTCCCCCGGCGGTGGGGGCGTTCGTCTTGACGGTGGAACTATTAATCCTGGGGCGCAGATCAGCCCTCACTTTGATTCAATGCTGGCAAAGCTCACCTGCCGGGGTCGAGATTTTTCGGCCGCTGTGACCCGGGCTCAGAGAGCGTTGGCAGAGTTTCGTATCCGGGGTGTTGCCACCAATATTCCGTTCCTGCAGGCAGTTCTGGAAGATTCCCAATTTCGTCTCGGGGATGTGAGCACAAGCTTCATCGAGGAGAGGCCCGAACTGCTCGATACGCATCGCTCCAAAGATCGGGGAACAAAGGTTCTGAGCTGGCTTGCCGATGTCACGGTGAATCAACCTCACGGTCCTCGTCCTTCTCGGACAAACCCCTCCGAGAAGCTGCCGGCTCGTGGGCTTCACTTAGAGATTCCTCGCGGTACACGAGACCATCTTCTCGCGGTTGGCCCCGCAAAATTTGCGGCTGATCTGAGAGCACAAACGAGGCTGGCAGTTACGGAAACAACCTTCCGCGACGCACACCAGTCCCTGCTTGCTACCCGCGTGCGTACCAAGGATTTGCTTGCTGTGGCGCCCTATGTGTCTCGTCTCACCCCCGAGCTTCTTTCTGTTGAAGCGTGGGGTGGAGCCACCTACGATGTCGCCCTGAGATTTCTTGGAGAAGACCCGTGGAACCGCCTTGCACAGCTTCGCGAGGCGATGCCGAACATTCCAATCCAGATGCTGCTGCGCGGGCGTAACACGGTTGGCTATACGCCCTACCCCACAGAGGTGACGGATGCGTTTGTGCGCGAGGCTGCAGACACGGGGGTTGACATTTTCCGCATATTTGATGCCCTCAACGACGTTGATCAGATGAGACCGGCCATAGATGCCGTGCTTAACACAGGAACCTCTGTGGCTGAGGTGGCGGTCTGTTACACCGGTAATCTGCTCGACCCGGCCGAAGATCTCTACACGCTCGATTACTATCTGCGCCTGGCGGAACAGATAGTGGAGAGCGGGGCACATGTTCTTGCGATCAAGGACATGGCCGGACTATTGCGCCCAGAGGCCGCAGCCCGGCTTGTGAGGGCTTTTCGGGAGCGCTTTGACGTTCCTGTTCACCTGCACACGCACGACACGGCAGGAGGGCAATTAGCTACGCTTCTCGCCGCGGCAAATGCGGGGGTTGACGCAGTGGATGCAGCAAGCGCGCCGATGGCCGGTACTACGAGTCAGCCCTCGCTCTCCTCGCTTGTTGCAGCCCTGGCGGATACCGAGCGAGACACCGGCATCAATCTGGATAATGTTCTTGATCTTGAACCCTATTGGGATGCCGTGCGTCACATCTATCGGCCTTTTGAATCCGGGTTGCCCGGCCCTACCGGTCGGGTCTATCAGCATGAGATTCCGGGTGGTCAGCTCTCCAACCTCCGCCAGCAGGCCATAGCATTGGGGCTGGCTGACGATTTCGAATTGATAGAGGATATGTACAGGGAGGCCGATAGGATTCTCGGGCGTGTTCCCAAGGTCACACCGTCTTCCAAGGTGGTGGGTGACCTGGCTCTTCACCTGGCTGCGGTTCGTGCTGATCCAAAAGATTTCGAGGAGAATCCTCAAAACTACGATATTCCCGACTCTGTCGTAAGGTTTATGGCGGGTGAGCTCGGAGATCTTCCGGGCGGATGGCCTGAGCCGTTTCGCAGCAAGGTTCTTGCCGGTCGCGAGGTAAAGACGGGTATCACGCGGGTTGCACCGGAAGACCTGGCGCTTCTCGTAGCTGACAGCGAAAATCGCAGAAAGACCCTCAATCGACTTCTCTTCCCCGCGCCAACTGCTCACTACGAGGCAACGCGTGATGAGTACGGCGATCTCTCCGTGCTGGAGACCAGCGGGTATCTCTACGGGCTTGTGCCGGGTGAGGAACACGCCGTTGACATCGCAAAGGGGGTGCGGCTTTACCTGGGGCTCGAGGCCATCGGTGAGGCAGACGACAGGGGCATCCGTACCGTTATGGCAATCATGAACGGTCAACTGCGGCCCGTGTTCGTGCGGGACAGGAGCATTGCGGTGGACACTATTGCCACTGAAAAGGCAGATCGGGACAATCCTGCTCACATTGCTGCTCCGTTCTCAGGGGCGGTAACCATTAAGGTCGCTGTGGGGGATCGGGTTGAGAGCGGGCAGCCCGTGGCCAGTATTGAGGCGATGAAAATGGAGGCGGCGATTACTGCCTCCACGGGCGGTGCTGTTGAGCGCCTGGCTTTTAGCGGTACTCGTCAGGTAGAAGCTGGGGATCTTCTCTGCGTTATCAGGTAG
- a CDS encoding MerR family transcriptional regulator — protein sequence MPVSARQSENRTRRLLGIGQVLTHLNPDFPDLTPSKLRFLEEQGLITPARTKSGYRKFSDSDVERLRLILTMQRDHYLPLKVIYAYLSDIDAGREPTLPGGVGTIAVSILPVRRVLTRELLLREAGATPMLLSDAVSAGLLPAAESYKEDSLEVLRALVSLQRLGIEPRHLRSIRAAAEREADLIESALLPVTKQDDGVSRARASDMATEIVSYLEVVRGSIMRTTLQDKTRVSRLT from the coding sequence GTGCCGGTTTCAGCCCGTCAGTCGGAAAATCGTACGCGACGTTTATTGGGCATTGGGCAGGTGCTTACGCACCTCAATCCTGACTTTCCCGACTTGACCCCGTCAAAGCTCCGTTTTCTGGAGGAGCAGGGACTTATCACGCCGGCACGTACCAAATCTGGATATCGCAAGTTCTCAGACAGCGATGTTGAGCGATTACGTCTTATTTTAACGATGCAACGAGATCACTATCTTCCGCTCAAGGTGATTTACGCGTATTTGAGCGATATTGACGCCGGTCGTGAGCCCACGCTTCCGGGTGGGGTGGGAACGATCGCCGTCTCTATTCTCCCGGTACGTCGTGTGCTCACTCGCGAGTTGTTACTGCGGGAGGCGGGAGCAACCCCCATGCTCCTCAGTGATGCGGTGAGCGCTGGCCTTTTGCCCGCAGCGGAGTCGTACAAAGAAGACTCTCTCGAGGTTCTGAGAGCCCTTGTCTCTCTGCAGCGATTAGGCATCGAGCCTAGGCACTTGCGTTCGATTCGTGCGGCTGCTGAGCGAGAGGCTGATCTGATTGAGTCTGCTTTGCTTCCCGTGACCAAACAGGACGATGGGGTGAGTCGGGCGCGAGCTTCGGACATGGCAACAGAAATCGTCTCCTATCTTGAGGTGGTGCGCGGTAGTATTATGCGTACGACGCTTCAAGACAAAACGCGAGTTTCAAGGTTAACGTGA
- a CDS encoding ParA family protein has translation MHVLSISSLKGGVGKTTVTLGLASAAFSRGLRTLVVDLDPQSDVSTGMDIDITGHGNIADVLEDPREKNVRDAIAPSGWIKHHEGTIDVLIGSPAAINFDGPHPSIRDIWKLEEALANIESEYDLVLVDCAPSLNALTRTAWAASDRVLIVTEPGLFSVAAADRALRAIEEIRRGLSPRLQPLGIVVNRARPQSMEHQFRIREMREMFGPLVLNPQLPERTSLQQAQGAAKPVHVWPGENAQEMAGYFDQILDRVLRSADMSESRNTPRASATTVVAAESDSGGNEVDEDTPAQETSTR, from the coding sequence GTGCATGTTTTGAGTATAAGTTCCCTTAAAGGCGGAGTTGGCAAAACCACGGTCACTCTTGGATTAGCATCGGCTGCATTTTCGCGAGGGTTACGCACCCTCGTGGTGGATCTGGACCCACAATCCGATGTCTCAACCGGCATGGACATAGACATCACGGGTCACGGAAACATCGCAGACGTACTTGAAGATCCCCGTGAAAAAAATGTTCGTGATGCCATCGCACCCAGCGGTTGGATCAAACACCACGAAGGCACAATAGATGTTCTGATCGGCAGCCCGGCAGCGATTAACTTTGACGGCCCCCACCCCAGCATCCGCGATATCTGGAAGCTGGAAGAGGCTCTTGCCAATATTGAGTCCGAATACGACCTGGTGCTGGTTGATTGCGCACCGTCGCTTAACGCACTCACCCGTACTGCCTGGGCCGCCAGTGATCGTGTACTCATTGTTACGGAGCCGGGACTCTTTTCTGTGGCCGCCGCGGACCGAGCGCTACGAGCCATCGAAGAAATCCGTCGGGGCTTAAGCCCACGGCTTCAGCCCCTCGGCATTGTGGTCAATCGAGCCCGTCCACAATCAATGGAGCACCAATTCCGTATTCGTGAAATGCGGGAGATGTTTGGCCCGCTCGTGCTGAACCCTCAGCTTCCCGAACGCACCTCCCTGCAGCAGGCTCAGGGAGCCGCCAAGCCTGTTCACGTATGGCCCGGTGAAAATGCTCAAGAAATGGCAGGGTATTTCGATCAAATCCTTGATCGGGTACTGCGCAGTGCCGATATGTCCGAGAGCAGAAACACCCCTCGTGCCAGTGCCACAACGGTTGTAGCTGCGGAGAGCGACAGCGGCGGTAACGAAGTTGACGAGGATACACCGGCACAGGAGACCTCCACGCGATAG